In the genome of Shewanella denitrificans OS217, the window ACTCACTTCGGCTGAATGCTGTTTAAACAATGACAAACTGTTACTGCTTCTATCCACAGTGTTAATTGAGCCATCACTCATGCCCACCAATATTTGGCTAGCACTGTAATTAAGGTGAATGCTGCTAATGTTGGCATCCGGATTAAATGCCTCGGCTTGCCAATTCAATAATCGTTCACCTGTGGTTACATCCAGTAAAAACAACTGTCGCTGACTCGCAGCCAATAAGTATTGCTTATCCCCAGATAGCATTAACTGATAAATATCGTCATTAAAATCGGCCTTACGCCAAGTGACAAAGGCCTGTTTTGAGACAAGATCCCACACATTTACATCACCGTTCAGGCTCAAAGTCACGGCCAGCAAGCCATCTTTTGACAGGGCGCCATCCACCAGCCGGCCCTCAACCAACCTATGTTGGCTCAAGGAGGTTTGACTAGGCGGTGCTTTATCGCAACCACTGAGCAAGAATAATAAAAGTAAGGCGGTGAATAAACCTAGCCTGTTAATGGATAAATAACGCCATTTAGCCAATGGCTTAAAAAGAGTATTTTGCAAAATTATCATATTCATCAGTAGGGTATAATCAAGATATTAAGCCGTTACCGCGTTCAATGCCATGACTATCATCCATGTGAGCCAAGCCGAGACAGATGAGCTTTAGCTTAGGTGATGGTATAATCCGGGCTCATTAATTTAAGGTGACTGACATGTTCCATATCGCGCTGTATGAGCCAGAAATTGCCCCAAACACGGGTAACATAATTCGACTATGTGCCAACAATGGATCACACCTGCATTTGATTGAACCCTTAGGGTTTGATTTAGAAGAAAAAAAACTTCGCCGCGCGGGCCTGGACTACGCCGACTTAGCCAACGTGACTCGCCACAAAAACTATGATGACTTTCTTCAAGCTATGGCTGGAAAGCGCATTATGGTGTGTACCACCAAAGGCAGTCGCCCACACACTGAACTTGAGTTCGCCAAAGATGATGTACTCTTATTTGGACCAGAAACCCGCGGTTTACCTATGGACATCATCAATGCCGCGCCACTCGAACAACGCTTACGTATCCCCATGATGAGTAGCAGCCGCAGCCTAAATTTATCTAACTCTGTGGCCATCATAAGTTATGAAGCTTGGCGTCAACTGGGTTTTGAAGGGGCCTAGATTCTTGGTTCTTGGTTCTTGGTTCTTGGTTCTTGCATGCTAAAAATAAAAGAACCCACAATTTATCATTGTGGGTTCTTTTTTTGCTTTAACCTGAGCTTTTAACCCAAGCCTTGAGTCAGATTAACAGTCAGTTACTTAGCATCAAAGCCCATGGCTTTAATATCGACCTGCGTGACTTCACCGTATTGAGCGGCAATCGGCGCTATCACGCTGGCATTACCTATCAGCACAAACTGCAGGTTTTCCTGTGGGAAATAGTCGCGCACTAGTCGCTGGGTCTCCTCTAGGGTTAAGCCATCGACCTTAGCTTGGAATTGATTAATAAAATTATCATCAAAGCCATAGAGGTACATGTCGGCTAATAATCCAGCAAGCTGACCACTGGTTTCAAACTTAGGCGGGAACTGGCCTTTAACATAAGCTTTCGCCGAATCTAACGTTCCTTGATCTATGCCCTTCTGCCACAATCTGGCGTAAGTTTTCAGGGCAAGATCTATGGCTTCCTTGGTGGTTTCAGACTTAGTAAAGGTACTAATTTGGAACACCCCAGCCTTAGAGTAAGGCGTAAACCCTGAGCGAGCACCATAGGTTAACCCTGCGTTAACCCTAAGTTCATCATTGAGCCATGAGGTAAAGCGGCCACCTAAGATGGTGTTCACCACAGTCAAGCCAACGTAATCTGGGTTGTCACGGCTGATGCCTTTACCACCAATCAGAAAAGTGGTCTCTATGGCATCCGGCTTATCCACCAACAGCACTCGGCTTTGGCTGAAATCCGCAAGGCCGGCACTTAAGTCCACGTTAGATTCTGCTTTAGTCCCCTGCCAGCCTCCGAAAGCGGCTTCAAGCTTAGCTTTCATGGCGCTTGGTTCAAAATCACCGACCACATTGATGGCAGTGTTAGCAGGAAGATAATGGCTTGAGTGGAACGCCAACAAGTCATTCACGCTTATCTTGGCCACCGACTCACTGTTACCCGAAACCGGCTTGCCATAGGCATGATCGCCAAAGGCGAGCTTATCGAAATAGCGGCCAATAACCGCTCTTGGGCTTTCTTTCTCTTGAGCAAGGCCAGCGATTTCACGCTGCTTTAACTTATCAAATTCTTGGCTATTAAAGCTTGGCGCCTGCAAGACGTCGCTGAAAATCGCCAATAAGGTATCGACATCTTTAGCCATGAAGTTGGCACTCACATAGCTGCCTTCTTTATCCGCCGAGGTGTTGATGCTAGCGCCTAAGAAATCAATTTTTTGCTCTATTTCGGCTTTGGTGAGTTTACCCGCGCCTAACATCAAACTTTGTGAGGCGATATAGGCCAAACCTGAAACCGTATCATCCACAGCACCGACGCGCACCACCGCATTTAAGCTGATTAATGGCACTTCTTTTTGTGGCATTAAATTGATCACTAGCCCATTGGCTAAGGTCACAGTCTCATAAGCTGGCATAGCAAAACGGTTGATTGTCGCACTTGGCACATTGGCCGCTAACGGCTTGCTGGCAACCGATTTAGCCGTATCACTATTGGCCGTGGCTGCGCAGCCGCTTAAGCCTAAGCTGCAGGCTAACGCCACACTTAGGGCCAGCTTATTGTTAACCTTGATAGGATGAGGTGTTTTATTCTTGATTGGCGTTGTCATTACTCAGCCCCTTCTTTTGCTGCTAGTACGCCCACGGTACGATTAGCTTTAACTAAGTACTTGGCTGCCACACGTTGAATATCTGCTGGAGTCACCTTGTTGTAGGCTTCTGGTGCATTGAATAGTTTTTCAAAGCTGCCAAAATACAGCTCATAAGTGCCTAAGGTGTTTGCCTTGCCATTAATGGTTTCCATGGTTTGGTAGAACTCCATTAGCTTGATATTTTTCACTTTTTCAAGCTCATCTTGGCTAACGCCTTCAGTGGAAATCAAGTTGATTTGCGCTATCATGGCTTTCTCAAGCACCTGGGCTTCAACCCCTTGATTTGCCACACCTAAAATATAGAAAAGGTTAGGATCAAATGACATTGGCAGGTAAGTTTCAGCGGCTAATGCCACTTGCTTGTCTACTAATGATTTGTAAAAACGTGAGCTATTACCTTGGCTTAAAATAGAGTTAAGTAAATCAAGCGCGTAATAGTCTTCATCGCTGGTCGCTGGCACATGGTAAGCCAGCATCACATTGGGGGTGCTCACTGAGGCTTTTTCAACAAAGAGGCGACGCTCACCCTTCTGCTCAGGCTCCACGGTGCGCACAGCTTTTGGCGGTGCTTGGGCTGGAATAGGACCAAAATACTGGGTCGCTAACCGCTTCACTTCATCAAACTTAACGTCACCTGCCACGACAACGATAGCGTTGTTAGGTGCGTAATAGGTCTTATGATATTGCACTAAATCATCTAAGGTCCAGGCAGCAATATCTGACTCATAGCCAATTACAGACCAACTATAAGGATGAGCGCTAAAAGCCACTCCCTTCAACGCTTCTTGCAGAGTGCGCCAATTTGAATTCTCAAGGCCTGTGGTGCGCTCTGAAGCCACCACACCGCGCTCGCTTTCCACCATTTCAGGGTTAATGTCTAAGTGCGCAATGCGGTCAGCCTCGAGATCAAACATGGTTTCTAACGCGTTCGCGGGAAACCAATCCGTATACACGGTTAAGTCTTCACTGGTGTAGGCATTGTTGGCGCCGCCAGCGGCTTCCATGGTGCGGTCAAACATTTTAGGGCCGTATTTCTTCGAGCCGTTAAACATCATGTGCTCGAAGAAATGAGAGATTCCGGTGATCCCTGGCACTTCATTGCGAGAACCGACTTTCCAAAATAAATACATGTTGGCATTAGGAATGGATGCATCCTCTAATACCATAATTTTCATGCCGTTATCTAAGGTAAAACTCTTGATATCTTCGGCGGTAGTCGCCTGTGCTACCGATGAGGCAACTAGCCCCATTAATAACGTCAGGGCAGTAAAACTGCGTTTCATGTCGCGCTCCTTATGAGCTGGTGAGTAGTAAACTTGATGATTGACCTAAATGCGCTTAAGGCTGCTTGGAGCTGAATATGGTCTGCCCTCAACATGCTTCACGCACAAAATTAACATTATTGACCCAGTGCGCTTAAGGCTGCTTGTAGCTCAACAGGGTTTGCTCCCTGACAGAGCTTCAAGCAAAAATTGAACACTATTATTGACCCAGTGCGCTTAAGGCCACCTGAGTCATGGTCTGCACCCCAACCTTTAAGGCGCTTTCATCCACAAAAAATGACGGCGAATGATTGCTAGGCGCGGTTTTATGATCTTGATCCCTTGGGGTTACCCCAAGAAAGAAAAACATCCCTGGGGTTTCCAAAGCGTAATAAGAGAAGTCTTCAGCCCCAGTAATCAGCCCTGGCTCGATTAAGTTAGCCTTACCTACCACAGACTCAACCACTGGGCGCATTAATGCCACCAGCTCTGGGTTATTCACAGTGACAGGGTAGCCTTCCTCTATGGTGGTGGTCGCCGTGGCACCAAGGGTTTTAGCTTGTAGCTCGGCAATTTCGGCAAGCTTTAGTTTGATTTCGGCGCGCATGGGTTGATCGAAGGTGCGAATAGTCCCAATCAGTTCAACCTCATCAGGAATAATATTAGAGCGAATACCGCCATTAATCGCACCAAAACTCACCACAGCGGGCGCCTTGGTCACATCCACCTGACGGCTGATGATGGTCTGCACCCCAGTAATAATTTGCGCCGCAGCAACAATAGGGTCAACCCCAGCCCAAGGGCGTGAGCCATGGGTCTGACGGCCAGTGACCTTGATAGTAAAAGAGTCTTCACTGGCCATGGCAGGGCCTGAGCGCAGGCCAATCATGCCAGCTGGCATGCTAGAGGTCACATGCATACCAAAGACTTGGTCAGGTTTACGCTTAGCAAATAAGCCTTGTTTAAGCATCAATTGCGCCCCGCCTTCTTCACCTTCTGGCGCGCCTTCTTCTGCAGGCTGGAAGATAAACATCACGTCCCCTGCTAGGCTGTCTTTCACCTTAACAAGATTTTCAGCCACACCCATTAACATGGCAACATGAGTGTCATGACCACAAGCATGCATTACCCCAACATCTTGACCGCGATATTTATCTTTCGCTTTAGAGGCAAAAGGCAAGTCCACCACTTCGGTAACAGGCAAAGCATCCATATCCGCACGCAGGCCAATGAGTGGCCCAGGCTTGCCGCCCTTTAAGATGGCCACCACACCGGTATGGGCCACGCCAGTTTCGACTTCTAAACCGAGGGATTTAAGGTGTTTTTCGATGACTTTACTGGTGCGAAATTCACGATTTGATAATTCAGGATGTTGATGCAAGTCCCTGCGCCATGTGATGACTTTTTGCTCAACCTGAGCCGTGAGTTCAGCGGCGGTGGGCGTGGCCGCATGGGCCATATCTGTACTTAAACTTGCAAGACCAACTAAGGAGCTAGTCAGCAATAACGCAATTGAACTAGGGTGCATGATGAGTCTCTAGAATGTTATTTTTATTGAACCCATCAAACTACCGCTTCTTACTCATTTTGTTAACAGTTTTATGTTAATCCCGCCGATAAAATTGTTTCTATTTGTTTGTTGTAGGAAGAAATAAATGTGAACCCCATAACGCATTGGCATTAATTTACAGGCTCACCATGACCCATTTGCTTCACAAGACGTCATCAACAGGCCTCGCTCCATTTAAAACAGATAGGTCCGTGTAGCTCAGTTCGACGTCAAACTCTTTATTGGCAAGCCGTCTGATGGTCTTCTCGCAAACATCCATAGCTCTTCTTTTCAGCATCTCGTAACCTGTTGACTTTAAATCTTACTCTAAAAATTCAGCAAGAATTTAACTATGCGTGGCAACCTTAAATTTTGTTAAAACCAAATTTAAGGTGGTAATAGTATTCCCAGAAGGTGAACGTTTCATATTAAGCGTCATCGAACAGCGACAAATTTGACTCTTTTTAGAATAGATGGCACGTTATTTTGTTGCAGCACAGTCACAGTGCCTAAACTCACTTCGGCGTTAACTGAAAAGCTCACAGCCAATAGCATTATTGCGCTAATGCATTATTTTACTTAGATTCATTACAGTTACGTCCTTTTAGGGGTGTTCAGCATCATGGTTTCTTGGCTAATACACATTACGACCTCGGTTAAGGCTATCCACTCAGTAGCCTACGGTGTCTTTCAAGGTATATGACACAAAAAGACTTTCACAAAAAACGCCAAACGTGAAACCGAAACATTCGGCCCAAAAGCCTCCCATGAGCAAATTTAAACTTGGCTCACCGGGAGCGATATATAAACAAATTTAATTATCCACATCTATTTTTTGGCACAGCCTTTATTCTCCAGAATTCAACAGCCAGGCATCAACTTTCAACCAATATTCCTCTGTTACGCTGCCTTTTATAAATGCGCCTTTATACGAATTAACAAGGTCTCTAACTGTTCTTTGCTTGTTGTCCATCAGTTTGGAATTTGCACCACTTTTTAAAAGATAAAGTGTGATATCAAATCTAGCTAGATCTGCTGCAGCAAGTAAAACCGACTGCCCCTGTTCATCTTGAAAGTCAATATCGGCGTCTTTTGATAGCAACAACTTAAGACAATTAGGAACACCATCATTTTTCCCCGCTGTAATTGTTTCAAAGGCAGGTGAACCACCAAACATACCAGCTTTTAAGTTAGGGTTTCCTCCGTGTTGTAAAGCGGACATCAACATACTACAATCTCGCTTCCTAGCTACCCAATGCATTACGGAGCCGCCATCTCCAAAAACAACATTTGGATTTGCACCTTGCTTCAATAGGTATTCAAATCCCTTTTTATTTCTCATTGACCAGAACAAAACTGTAGCATTATTAGTACCTTTAGCGTTAACGTCGACGCCCTGTTCCAATAACTTATCAATTTGACTCATTTTACCTTTGCCTGCGGCATATGCTAATGATCTTAATTGAGAATTAGCAAACATGGTTTCTATATCCATGTGTATAAGCACTTTATTTGAAACGGTTTCACTATAGTTACTTTCACTGCGTTCAAGCTGATGAGAACTAGCATTGCAAGCAGAAATAAAACATAGCAAAACAATCGATGTATATTTACTTAAATTATGTTGAATCATTAACAAGAAGTCCCCATCACTTTATACATACTCCCAATACCATACCCATATTAATCTGAGTACCTGGCACACTTGTTGTCCGGATTTTTTCTAGACCTTTTATTTTGTTAATTGATAACAAGTGTTGCATGTTCAACATCGTAATTTTTAGGTGAAGTAATTACTATTTCAACCTTCATCATAGGATTATCTCCATTGAATAAAAAGAGCTTCACGCGCCGCACTCCTTTTATGGAATCAAAAACTGATGTTATATCTTCTGCTTTATGAATACGTATGTCTTTTACAGAAGTGGTTTTATCAAGAACAGATATTAGGCGTTCATACCCAACGTCAGATAACCGAATCCCTTTAACCTTAATAATTAAATCTTCGAAGTTTACAATATGTTTCAGCACGATACTTCCCTCGATTACCTCGACTTCCCTATTTTTACTATTAAAAAACCACACAGTGCCTAAAATAAATGTCAATAAAATAAGTACCAGCCTTGTTTTTATCATCTATAAGCCTCATACAGATTATTCATTTGATTGTAATAAATAGAATTTTTTTCCATTGAAGAGTAGCTCATTAGACTAGTTGTTGAATTCCATTGATGCATTAATCCAATACTATGCCCTATCTCGTGTGCAAGTGTAAAAGAACAATGTACACTTATCACAAGATAAAATGGCTATATATCAGTGTTATGCCCGCTATCTTTGTGACGCGAACCCTATGCCCATTATTCTCGTCGATTGGTCTGATGTTCGCAAACAGCTTCGAATAATGACGCTACGCGCATCCATCAGCGTTCAAGGTCGCTCTGTGACTCTGTATGAACGGACTTTTCTATTCACTGACTACAATGCACCACGCAGTCACAATGCTTTTCTCGCTGAACTAGAAAAAATTTTACCTCGGGGCTGCTGCCCACTCATAGTGACCGATGCAGGTTACCGAAACACCTGGTTTAGGGAAGTTGAACGTTATGGCTGGTTTTGGCTCGGCAGAGTGCGCGGGGATGTAAGCTTTATGCTGCATGGGCAAACCACTTGGCATTCAAACAAATCGCTCTACCCAAAAGCAAACTCAACCGCTAAATACATAGGTAATGTCCAGCTTGCACGTAAATCACCGCTAAGCTGCCATTTACATCTATTTAAGGCTAAGCCCAAATTACGTAAAGATAAACTCTCCTCGAAAGCGGGCCGAAACCACACCGCACAAAAGAGTTATCGCTTAGGCAGTAAGGAGCCATGGCGGCTGGCGACCAATTTACCACCTGAATACTTCAATCCAGCAAAAGTGGTTGAGCTATATGCTAAACGCATGCAAATTGAAGAAACCTTTCGGGATTTAAAAAGCCCACAATATGGCATGGGACTAAGGCAAAGTCGCAGTCGGTGTCCAAAGCGATATGATGTGTTGTTGCTTATCGCTATCCTGGCAGAAATACTGTTGTGGTGTATAGGAATAGCCGCGAGGCATCTTGGCTGGCAGAAGGATTTCCAAGCTAACAGCATCAAATATCGCGCTGTATTATCCGTTGTAAGATTAGGAAAAGAAGTGCGGCGAAGGCCAAAATACACACTAAAAGCATCGATAATTTACTGGGCATTAAACGAATATATCAAACTGGTTCATACCGCTGGCAGACCAAATTTATGAGGGGTTCCCCAGCGCCACGTTAACTGGCGCGTAGGTTGGTATTGTTTTTGCGCCTTTGTCTTTTGCAAAAACAATGACAGCCGTTATGCGTCCAAGTTTAATGACTTATTAGCTGATATGCACTCAAGTTTAAGTTCAACTTTATTAATCTATCGTCATTTTCAGCCTGTTAAACCTTGCGCTTCGATTTCTCCATTCCGGAGAAAATATCGGAGTAAATAATGAATAACAAAAGTCATAATGACAAAACTATTAAAACTGCTATATCAATAGCTAGATTCGCTTATCGACTATACAGGTTTTACGAAACATACAGCCCGTTAATTGAACAATTATTCGGTATTTAAGTTATAAGAGGAGGATTATACCTCCTCGTTCAAGTAACCAGCTAACGTCTTAGTATTTATGCCTTGTGCTGTTTGCAAGGCATAAATCGCGTGTTGACTCATTCTCAAATATGGCCGATGCCGCATCGAGATTAATAGGTATGCTTTATGCTATAGGAATTTGCTTTTCCGGGGTAGTCATTTTTTATACTCGTTGGCAGGTAATTACTTGATATCGTGTTAACTTTATCACCTTATGTACCTCACTTTAGCCTGCTCCATCACTCACAAATTATCGATTTCACCTCGTAACTTAATTTAACGATGGCACCCATAGTTACATTTAGGGCCTAGTCTTTTAAGTCAACAAGTTACACAAATTCTAACAAGGTGAACCATGGTAATTTGCGAGACGGCCGTCCATCCCATGGACGGGATGTTCGAGCCCTCATGGACGAGTTGACGGCGTGTCGACGAGTGAATGCCATGGCAAGCCTGTACGGTGAAATTTAAGCCGAGGATATTTATGCTTTCAATAAATAACGATGCTAACCAGAATTTAATCCTGGCACCCATTGTTAAATTTTGATTTGTG includes:
- a CDS encoding ankyrin repeat domain-containing protein, producing the protein MIQHNLSKYTSIVLLCFISACNASSHQLERSESNYSETVSNKVLIHMDIETMFANSQLRSLAYAAGKGKMSQIDKLLEQGVDVNAKGTNNATVLFWSMRNKKGFEYLLKQGANPNVVFGDGGSVMHWVARKRDCSMLMSALQHGGNPNLKAGMFGGSPAFETITAGKNDGVPNCLKLLLSKDADIDFQDEQGQSVLLAAADLARFDITLYLLKSGANSKLMDNKQRTVRDLVNSYKGAFIKGSVTEEYWLKVDAWLLNSGE
- a CDS encoding M16 family metallopeptidase; protein product: MKRSFTALTLLMGLVASSVAQATTAEDIKSFTLDNGMKIMVLEDASIPNANMYLFWKVGSRNEVPGITGISHFFEHMMFNGSKKYGPKMFDRTMEAAGGANNAYTSEDLTVYTDWFPANALETMFDLEADRIAHLDINPEMVESERGVVASERTTGLENSNWRTLQEALKGVAFSAHPYSWSVIGYESDIAAWTLDDLVQYHKTYYAPNNAIVVVAGDVKFDEVKRLATQYFGPIPAQAPPKAVRTVEPEQKGERRLFVEKASVSTPNVMLAYHVPATSDEDYYALDLLNSILSQGNSSRFYKSLVDKQVALAAETYLPMSFDPNLFYILGVANQGVEAQVLEKAMIAQINLISTEGVSQDELEKVKNIKLMEFYQTMETINGKANTLGTYELYFGSFEKLFNAPEAYNKVTPADIQRVAAKYLVKANRTVGVLAAKEGAE
- the trmL gene encoding tRNA (uridine(34)/cytosine(34)/5-carboxymethylaminomethyluridine(34)-2'-O)-methyltransferase TrmL, with amino-acid sequence MFHIALYEPEIAPNTGNIIRLCANNGSHLHLIEPLGFDLEEKKLRRAGLDYADLANVTRHKNYDDFLQAMAGKRIMVCTTKGSRPHTELEFAKDDVLLFGPETRGLPMDIINAAPLEQRLRIPMMSSSRSLNLSNSVAIISYEAWRQLGFEGA
- a CDS encoding M16 family metallopeptidase, with protein sequence MTTPIKNKTPHPIKVNNKLALSVALACSLGLSGCAATANSDTAKSVASKPLAANVPSATINRFAMPAYETVTLANGLVINLMPQKEVPLISLNAVVRVGAVDDTVSGLAYIASQSLMLGAGKLTKAEIEQKIDFLGASINTSADKEGSYVSANFMAKDVDTLLAIFSDVLQAPSFNSQEFDKLKQREIAGLAQEKESPRAVIGRYFDKLAFGDHAYGKPVSGNSESVAKISVNDLLAFHSSHYLPANTAINVVGDFEPSAMKAKLEAAFGGWQGTKAESNVDLSAGLADFSQSRVLLVDKPDAIETTFLIGGKGISRDNPDYVGLTVVNTILGGRFTSWLNDELRVNAGLTYGARSGFTPYSKAGVFQISTFTKSETTKEAIDLALKTYARLWQKGIDQGTLDSAKAYVKGQFPPKFETSGQLAGLLADMYLYGFDDNFINQFQAKVDGLTLEETQRLVRDYFPQENLQFVLIGNASVIAPIAAQYGEVTQVDIKAMGFDAK
- a CDS encoding reprolysin-like metallopeptidase, which translates into the protein MISVHCSFTLAHEIGHSIGLMHQWNSTTSLMSYSSMEKNSIYYNQMNNLYEAYR
- a CDS encoding WD40 repeat domain-containing protein produces the protein MNMIILQNTLFKPLAKWRYLSINRLGLFTALLLLFLLSGCDKAPPSQTSLSQHRLVEGRLVDGALSKDGLLAVTLSLNGDVNVWDLVSKQAFVTWRKADFNDDIYQLMLSGDKQYLLAASQRQLFLLDVTTGERLLNWQAEAFNPDANISSIHLNYSASQILVGMSDGSINTVDRSSNSLSLFKQHSAEVSAVAFLSSSDQVLSTGHDGELLIWATATGKVHRRFALPHRIMSLAIDSANRRLFAADALDNHFIIDPESASFSSMDALGASVNLQYVERYRYFRRALFVKHGNMLITATSKQDMIGWDSQSGAELVHWRLQAYSASTSVTAMAVNGEGQLVTLSSDGAIELWPL
- a CDS encoding amidohydrolase; its protein translation is MAHAATPTAAELTAQVEQKVITWRRDLHQHPELSNREFRTSKVIEKHLKSLGLEVETGVAHTGVVAILKGGKPGPLIGLRADMDALPVTEVVDLPFASKAKDKYRGQDVGVMHACGHDTHVAMLMGVAENLVKVKDSLAGDVMFIFQPAEEGAPEGEEGGAQLMLKQGLFAKRKPDQVFGMHVTSSMPAGMIGLRSGPAMASEDSFTIKVTGRQTHGSRPWAGVDPIVAAAQIITGVQTIISRQVDVTKAPAVVSFGAINGGIRSNIIPDEVELIGTIRTFDQPMRAEIKLKLAEIAELQAKTLGATATTTIEEGYPVTVNNPELVALMRPVVESVVGKANLIEPGLITGAEDFSYYALETPGMFFFLGVTPRDQDHKTAPSNHSPSFFVDESALKVGVQTMTQVALSALGQ